The DNA region tgaataatttataattttaggaTGTTTGGTAATTCGtggcttgtttgaccagttggaaatgttgattatttttgttggtttttaagctaattGAATGaagatatttgataaatttaggTATCAgtttttggttgtttattagagaaaaaaagagTCGACAAGCCAAAAACCAACAGAAAAAAATAACTCGAGTAGCATTTTTTGGCAATCAAACATTGTTTTTGGCcgtttgaccaaccaacaagccaaaagttaaaaaccaaacaaaaagcTAAGCAAAAAACTATGAACCAAACAACCCTTTAGCTTATTTTGGTACAAATAAAGGATTGAGTAATTAAATAAGCCAATACTAACGTTTGTTAAACTAGCTGGTTGAACAACATATTGATACAATTAATGTTATTGAACAAGCTGCTCACAGTAGTGATTTAAAATTAGCTcaccaattaataaaatcagctgATTAAATTAGCCACTTTATCTGCTACTAACTATTAGTCGTTTGCCAAACACTTTGAtttcaatcaaaaaaaatagagtGCGCTATATGAACCAaagaaaaacgaaaaaaaaagttgaagaaACTAGCCTGCCTGTGAACCTCCAAGGAGGTTTTCCATAACCTGTAGTGGTTTTTGTTTCTGCCGCAACTTCCATTTTTACTCAACCGACTAAAGAATCAAATCCTATTTGAATTGCTTTTATAGAGATCGTTAATTTCCCTGAAAATTAAAACCCAAATGGAGGATCGAATTGGTCTCGAAGGTTTTCCCTCTATTGTAGTATTAAATTTCGGAGATTCTCCAACCTTACCATAAACAAAACCAAATGGGTAGCTTTGAAGTATTCAAAAATGGAAACTTTAATAATTAGCTAGATTTGTTGATAAGTATAAAATAGTAGCAAGTTGgttaataattaatatgaaaaGAATTGCGGCGGTGAACAGTAAAAACTGAAAGAATGAACTGAATCTAGAAGTTTCTAATGTGAAAAGTAGGAACTACAAAAATATATGAGATGAATGTGAAATGTGAGTAAATTGTTGACcataaatgaagaaagaaataaaagaatTACAAGAATAGAATAGTAGTACCTCGAAATTCGAATCAGATAGAAGACTGATGAAATGGGTTAATTACTTAATTGGGCATTTTTCTAAGATGGGTAGATGCTAATTCCAGTAAGATTTGGTTGGGTAGAGAAGAAACAGGAAAAATGGTAGAAAGAGTTGAAGAGAAACTAGAAATTAAAAGGGTAGAGTGAAGAGTGACATGAGCACAGCTGAACTGAGATTGGAATGAAGGGTCAGATACGTGGTATttcctttttataatttatcttcTAGGAGTATTAAGATTATGAGAATTATTGTTATCTGATGAGGATATCTCTAATATTATTATCACTGCTTCATTGGTCCGCTCTTGCTTTCTTCAATATGTCATGTGGATATACTACCCTGTTTTTTTTCCTTGCATTAAAAAGAAGTCgagttatttttaagaaagtgatagtaaccgaaaaacaagaatgaattgtgtagatgaaattaaaatatagttaaaatatatggacgagattaaaagaaagtggtgagcatttgtccaaaaataaaaatggtgcAAATTAAGTAGAATGgaccaaaaaaacaaaattaatgcaAATTCAATGGGATGGAGGGAGTTCTTTACTATTAGAGCATCAATATTGTTAAACTCAAATTTCAATCTTTAAATTTTATCATATTAGATTTTTACCAATTTTTATCTATAGTTCATTATTTAGACTCATATAcgatttttttgtaattttacattttatttgcATACTCACTTCATACTCTGAATTTACAAgtgtattaatattaatatgattttgactCAATTTATAAgggaaaattacaaaaaaaattaatctttactCGATCTACTAAAAATAAAcacaattattgtttattttaataaattcacATATTCGGTATAATAGCTGAAACTAAActcaactattgtttatttttaattcttgaCTTACAAAGAAGTTTTAAAGATTATTATAAACAATAGTTCGGTTTATTCTTAGCAAACATACTTAATAAGtaggtttatttaaaaataaataatagatgaatttattttaagtggatcaaacatatattaatttattattaacaatttataAAGAGCACACTTGAATAGTAACTAAAATCTTCAATTTTATAGACTCCATATAAGACTCTTGTTATCATATAACTCCACATGATTGGTTAGTCTTCACTTAATACTCTCTTCAAGACTTTGGATAATGATATTCTTATTCTGAGGACTAATAAAGTCTTCAAGACCTTGTTTCATAATTAAGATTTAAACTTGTTactcaaataaataaagaactttttttttatgaataaagaATGTGTTATTAAATGAttgataatcaaaataaaaattattttaggatattttttattagcttttggataattaacttattttttattgataacTAGTAGTagttgtcaaggaaccaactcaaccaaaagcttaagctgatggttgaggccccaagatatgttatatattctaacatgccccctcacacgagaccccattgggctagaagtgtggatgcacatAGACGCTGAATATTcgaaatgaggggtggttgagattcaaactcgtGACCTCTcatgttggcttctgataccatgtcaaggaaccaactcaaccaaaagcttaagctaatggttaaggccccaagatatgttatatattctaacagtAGTAATTAACTTTGCCAATTAACAATCATTTACTAAACATCTCAAAAATTGCACAAACACTAGCAGATCACCATTTTTATTTCGGCGCCAACTGATAATATTAGGGTTTTGTTTGGTTAAGCGACATTACGCCAAATCATTAATTGGTCTATTATGCTTTATCTAATTGCGTCACTTGTTTGTTTGTTTATACTTATTACACttgtatgtattattatttattttaattatgcgTGCTAATTACACATGGATAGGATACGGATGTCCTCGAATCAACAATCACACTAATTAAAAGCAGCTTCTTCATATCCACATATAGGTCTTTCTATTGGTCATAGTGCTTAGTATGCTTTTGATGCACAACTTATAATctatctataactattactaaggTTATTAAGGTCGGGATTCTACCTAGGATCGTCGAggggtaggatcgaaatcggAAGAATCggatcgtgtgatcctacaaatatgcattaatgtgctttggattactgatTATCATTcatatttgttctctttttaagttttaaggtgtaaataaaaacttatttgacttaatctattaagttttgataaaaaaaaatacttttaataatcatttttaaactataaatcaagaaaaacttgaattttatttaggtattgatataattattttaaatatatgtatttatacttaagTGAAATCTGTATTGTATAAAAATGTTTTACAAATGAAATTACCCATGTAAGATCGGAGCTTCAGATTGTAGGATCGttgaatcgtgttatgatttcaccacctaaattcttgaactaagtaggatcgcacgattctactgtattaagatcctacctacgATCCGGATCGATCGCCTAATTTTGGATCGTAAGATCGTAGAATCATAGATCAGAATCGGGATTCTGATAACTATgactattactaaaacaaaacagtggtaaattatttttttaaaattatttacgtGTCActttcttaataaaatttttcctcTAAAACTTATTAAttatgtcattattattatggttaatgtttatatctttgacttttttttattctatttatgactataatatattgattgattttttatttttaaggtcacatcattttatttaatttttttcaattctttatAAAATCTTTAGAATGTATTTTATTAAAAGAGTATATGATATTTTGAGAAGGGATAAAACATAAGGTCgtaaatgtttaatttttttgtttatataaatatgtcaaaaaatttaataaagccGTATTTTGCACAGGCATTATCGAGTTAGTATACTAAGAATGAATAATTCTATTAAttaaagactaattaaacaGAGAGAACTGTCCAATTTGTgacatttttatttgaaattattatctctttaattttgttatatttttattttaactttatttcatattttcttCCTTCTAATTTCATTCGTACTTATTCTTTCTTTTGATCTTGTTTAACATAGTAGTGTTATTTTCTATCTTCTTATTTTCTAGTCATATTCTCAAACTATAAATTATTTCTGAAAACGACggtgtattagagttcgaacaaagtgtttcaaactccaatattgccaagatcgagtgtatgaggttttgtgacaaacaaattacgctatcaataataTCGATGTCTGTaggagaaaaataaagcaataaaatgacacaaagatttaacgaggttcacccaactaaggctacgtcctccggcgtgtagtatctcttatattatcaaaaggagttcaaagaactctcaaatatggagaattacaatagagaagagatataggctagtgtttggcttggggtgtattttgtggatgtttTCACCAATTACaaagtgaatgagagctctctatttataggagagatcatactaagtaacattaagtacattaaagctatgattaaatgataatgaaacatccctaaGTATATGAAGAgtcaaaatcaacattctagagtattagagacttcgctcgaccaaagcagaggctcgctcggtcgagcggcctgGTCGAGTGGACttcaggaagtttctggttgcattctgtctgctcggtcggtcgagcggctcttcagaggcttctgacagtattgctcgacttgcctagtagagcatcttgaatcaacctttccacttcttcatttagtcccataactctcacacttcattaccttattaatccatacttaatcaccatcataaatcaatcatcaaaacttaacttaatacatccacattaacacattcatgggattccatcccaaaggtcaTACATGAATAcacctcatcaaatgtgcactcaagtcacactaatcacaacaatttcttttgttttaataaaataaaagaaacatgAGGAGCTTCAATTTAAAAGTAAGTGAACGTTTTAAAACCGAACTTTaaattgagaaaataaatttagatCTATTATAATCAATATTATGCATCAAATTCACACAAAAATTAGGAGGTTGAGTTTCACAAAAAATGGTAATGTGGTACTTCTTATAGTGATTGACTTTAACATTAAGTTTAAAACTTTACTAATTTATGTCAATAAATATAttccatttgttattttttataattattagcattttaatcatactttaatcaataaaaaattctaatggctctgattttatcaaaaaatttataaacgaTTAAGATTACATAATTGTGATGGTTCTCTCTGAAAATTAAATCATTATAAAATTACCTTACAAGATACATTGTATCTGTATGCTTTATCAAACACATAGAAATGTAGAAGTATTTAATTAGCATTTGCATAATATATAATTACTTTCATTATCTTTAAAAAGTATTGAAATAAAGAGGAGTTGAGTATACTATTATTGACTCTAAGGAGACATGGTGGTCATATGAGCACTTGGTTTTAGACAATACTGGAACTAGTCTAGAAGTGCTTCCATTTGATAATACTACACTACTCACTTTATTGAATACTCCTAAACCACTAGCTTTTGGAGTCCTAAACTCAATGTGCAGGAAGGTTCCTTGAACAACGGACCCCATAAAAGCACATTCGAGATACTCATCCTATACTAGTCACTTTATTCTTATGActttgttaatatttttattttaatttttttttttagatttttacatatttttttcacttttagtTATATTCTCACAATTTATTTAgccttataatttttaatgcttGTTAAAAAAATAGGTATTGACTATTGCATATTCAAAGAAACGAAAGAATTAACGCTTATTTATTAAAATGCACACAGATCCATAGAAACTTGTAAGTAGCAAATTGATTATTATCAAGTTCCATTAAAGTACTTTTTACTCCACTCGTTTTGAGCgttaattttgatatattaaatatatggagagagaaatttcaatatgagttttcataaatatttaaaatttaaaatatattaatgtaaaTTTGGTTAAATTTGACTCTATATGTggaatttattatataaaataaagtgaAGAAGCATTTGAGGAACTATCAAAAATATTAGTGATTATGAATTGTGAAATGTAAATATAACTTTGTCCTAGAAATTTTGTAGATATAAGATATATGGGTCGGAGGGATGGGTTTGATGAGCCCAGCCCATCTAAAGTCCAGTTTTAATTTTGTAAGCCTGACCCAGTCCGGCCCGTTTCTATTAGAACCCGGCCCGGACCGTATACGGCCTACTTGTTACCATTACTAATTGTTGTAAATTGGCAGTTGCCGAACCGTGCCCGTATCTCATTCTCGACTAATATGGATTACGGCTATACCTCCGAAATCCAATTGGTCGAGGTTGCACAAAAATGGTGAAGAGGTTCTTCAATGGCGGTAGTACTCCTTCCAATTCTATTGTCAATGATGCTCTAATTACGCTTCTTTCTGGTCCTCCATCTTGGTACTCTTTCTTCTCTAAACCAATGGTATAATTATTTTCACTCCTATTTCATCAGTGTAAAATGtaagtaatttttaattgtccAGCGGGAAAACGTCACTGCTATTTCAATTCGCCTTCAATGTCGTAGTTCAATCAGAGTCACAGGGATACGTAGTCTTCATCTGCAACCGACGTCGTTTTCAAACCAAACCTCCATTCCTTTCTCAGGGAATTGATGATTCATCTCCTATTTTTGAACGAATTCAAATCAAGTTTGTTACCTATTCCTGTTCTCTGATTTGTTACTCTCGCAATTGAAAATTTGCCTCATTTTGCATATATTTTTATGGTTGATTTGCAGGTACTTAGATGATTATGATGACGAAGGCCTTAAGAAATACTTTTCTGCCTTTCATCTTCTTAATCCTTTTCCTCTTgctgttattattgatgattttgGTGACTTTTTTCTTGataggtatattttatttttgaagaaataaatgGTTCATGTATTTTACTAGCTCTGATATTTTATAGTTGTTAGTTACCTTTTATCAAACAACATGTGTTGCATttcttaacaaaataaaaaaaaaaaacatagtcataacctaattttatttgattggaCTCATACTACAAAATACGAGGGTTAAGTATTTCCGATGAATTGCGTGCTGGTAATTTAGTACTGATCTTGTTTGAAACTGGATGAATTAAGCAAGTGTCAACAGAGGTATAATAATCCTCGTGGAAGGGACTTAGCCATGGTTCGAGTTTTAGCCCTGTCACATAGTGCTATTTTTCATGCCAAGTTAGTTCTTTGCTGATTACTAGTATTCCTTTTCagttttttattaattactgTACTGGCTTACTTCAAATAATGGACTCACAAACTGTATTGTTGCAACACTTGAATTGACTAGTAAAACAGCATCTTGTCAACTTTTGCTGTCTGATACGCACCATGGCGATTCTCCGAGGCTCCTTTTTCTTTACAAGAGATGGGTTTCGTCTATTTTTACCATCCAAGGTTGGTGTTTAGATAATATGGAAGTcatcaattatcaaattttatctatatatgTGATTCCAAGAGAATAAATCCAGTATAAGAACAACAATCCATTACCTATGAAATGACTACCCGGCTTCTTCTTAGGCAGGATTCAAAGAGTCGGTACTCTACCTTATCTAATAAATAGAGGATTTTTCGATTGATCACCAATAGCAAATAGCATTAACAACTTTCATGAGAAAGAAATGCAAGTGATTGAATGAGTGTTTTATTATATTCCATTATGATTTTGTCTCAATGGAAAATAGACAATATGAGTCTAATATTAGGATTGCAAATCATGCTTTTGTTTGAAGGTGAAAGTCAGGGATCAGGCTCGTTTTATCTGAAGCACAGGGTGCACGCAGCAGGGAGTGATAGCAGAAAAATGAGTGCAAAGTACTCTATAGCTCTTCAGTACCTGGTTTTGGAGGGAATTGTAGAAGATGATGCTCATTTGTGATATCTCTGATGCTCGGTAAATCTAACATTTTGGGTGGCTTTCCAACTTGTAGCCCTGTAAATGAGGCAAGTATATGAAATTATATTCTTAATTATTACTTCAATTTAGCTGCATTATGTTGTTGTGATTAGCTAGAATGCTCCATGACTCTCCCATTATCCGTTTTCTTCGATGTATTTTCTATATGTTGTGTAACTGTAATGAGATGTGACTAGGTTTTACTGAGCTGGTTGTCACAAACTACTACTCATCCTCCTCCTTTATCCTAACTTAGAATTGACAATTAATGATTACTGGTCTGGAACTGATCAATCGGTTCATGTTGCTGGCCccaatcttttgagattaagtTTTTGACATTGACACTATTAATTTTATAGTTTGTATAGAGCTAGTTTTAGTAGTACATCTTAAGAAGGAACGAATCAATATATTAGCTAGATTATCACTTTCAGCTCTTCTATGTCGTTCTTCCCTTAAATTTAGTATAGTTTTATTAATGCTTAAGACGTCGACGTGAGTGTCCATCCATGGAGGACAACTTGCAATATTTGAGCTTAAACAAGGCAGATAATTTACAAGAAGTCGCTCAGATCACCTTCAAAAACTATTGAGATAAAAAAGCCTCGGGACGAGCTAATCACTGGAGTCCAGATGGACGGTTTTTAATCAGAGAATTTGATACACATAAAACTGCAATTTCACTTGAGCGTGATATatcgggtatgatgatgatcgactaattatttaaatatattggcCACGTGATTAGTTTTTCATTGTTCGCCCGTGATTCTATCCTCCAATTATCAAGTAAATAGTTGTTAAGCATGCTGCACTAGTATAGATTGGTGCCAAACAGTAGAAGTTTCTAGTTACAAAGGGAGGGGTGATTCATTGAGTGAGTATAAAGGCCTAAAATTCCAGCTCTTAGTTCTTAGTTTAGGCTCTAGTACAAGATATTGCCCTCATCATTGTATTGTGATCATATTGTAAAGTTTCTTTTAGCTTACCATGATCAAAATATAGGCATAGGGGGTGTTTAGCAAGCGACTAATAGTTGATTACAGATTCGGCCAATTGATTTTATTATCTGGTTTGACTAGCTGATTTTGAACCCACTGCTCgaagcagcttgttcaaaaacagcttattcataACAAGAAGCTGTTTCAACCAGCTAGTTTACCAAACATTAGCGTTTGCTAGTTTGACCACCCCACTCTCTctttgtatcaaaataagctaaaatttctcaataaattattttgccaaATCCCATAATCAATCACGAAACCATTTGCATTCACCACAAAAGTTGTTTCTTGACCATTACTGCGACCATGATCATAACCTCATCTTTACACCATGGCTCCTTACTGTTAGAAATCTGAGCTCTATTTGCACCAAAACTATAAGAGGATGAGAATGAGAGTGACCATAGGTCATAACTTATCACAAGGCATTCCATTCCATTACCCGCCTTGGGTGGAGTTTGGGAAGTTCTGACATACGCAAGTACGCAACTTTACCCTGACTAATGCTCTTTCCATAACTAATTAATTCCCACAATACTGTCCACGTAGGACAAGtcttttttttctataattaatCAACCGCCATTTAAGGTGGTGGGTTTGTCTGGGCTTAATTTTCATTAAACCGCAATCTTAAGAGCGATTTATGCTGTGTGCTTTACGAGTTTTCCTTTGCATTATTACACTCCCACTAATTCTTTACATAACCTGCATAGTTGTATCCTATGTATTCCATAACAAATCAACCAACAACCAGCTCGTCAAAAACCTCAACCAATttgtttcaaataaaaaaaacacaaataacgtaaactttagaaatgaaaataaacgcaaatatatatattacaatcatcCAAAACGGCACAAGTTCAATATATCTACGATAGTTATCCTATGTATACTAAACTACACTCCCCGACCCTGTTTGCTGCGAGCAAAGGTGGATGAGGTCAGTGTAGACTCGTTAGCCTCTGTGATGGCATCAAGAGTTGgggctcgtcgttgactagcacgctgatatgttaTGATCGTATGTGAAGGCGATGGATGCGAAGGAGTGGACAAGGAAGCTGGAGGAACAAATGGTGACATAGCACcttatgatgatgatggagatCTGCGAGCTGATGAATGATCGGAACCTCTTGAAGACCGGCTACTCGAACCTCCTGAAGAGTTACCTCGGTGGCTCGAACCCCTAGAAGATGGAGTGTGGAACGTATCATCATCTGCAGCGGGGCGaggagtcggtatgaggtaaTCATACCCCATCTGACTCAATACCTCAGTCAATGAAGTGTTGATGGAGCCTAGGGTCTGAGTACACATccgataccccacatcaacAGGCAATGTAGCGGCTCCATGCATCGTGTCACTGCACTGTACACAGACCGATCTAATGCGCTCAGCCTGCATGCAAACAATAAAGTGTTAAAATAAATCACATACGTATTACTATATTTCTGACTGTTAAAAGAAGACTTACTAAAAACGTAGGTATGGATGGTAATACGATCCTGGCTGTGCAAATGTGGGGTTCGTGATGCGTAATATGGAGATTTGTCTGTACCACGACATGTATGCACCTAAGCTGTGACCGGTGTAGTTCTCTCCCTGAACCAATTGAGCTGCTCTgtcattccacgcatctacatgcAATCTATGTCGTATCAAGTAGTTCTTGTCTGCGGTCCTCCGATCAATCGCATGTAGTGCAACTTGGGTGTCACAGGCATCAGGAATAACCTGCTCCAAATGGAATTTACACATTACACGATCCGGTAGATGGAACTCGACACAGTCAAAGCAAATGagtggacaacgcgatctcTATATACCCTGGCCCGCTCTACATATCTCTGGCAAAGCCTCCATCTTAGCCACTATGTAAGGCTTCCATATGATCTGTAATACAAATCAATAAACTCAATTATTAAAACGATGTATTCAGATCTAACAAAACTTATTAATCATAATCACCTGGTCGTCTCTCTGTCGATCAAGAGTCTCGATAGTGGACtagagtatgtggggagtgggaccTCGAAAGATGTACCCTAAGTCAACTGCAAAGAAATGAATATTATGTGATATATCCAACTTCAT from Amaranthus tricolor cultivar Red isolate AtriRed21 chromosome 3, ASM2621246v1, whole genome shotgun sequence includes:
- the LOC130809020 gene encoding uncharacterized protein LOC130809020 isoform X2 translates to MVKRFFNGGSTPSNSIVNDALITLLSGPPSCGKTSLLFQFAFNVVVQSESQGYVVFICNRRRFQTKPPFLSQGIDDSSPIFERIQIKYLDDYDDEGLKKYFSAFHLLNPFPLAVIIDDFGDFFLDSKTASCQLLLSDTHHGDSPRLLFLYKRWVSSIFTIQGESQGSGSFYLKHRVHAAGSDSRKMSAKYSIALQYLVLEGIVEDDAHL
- the LOC130809020 gene encoding uncharacterized protein LOC130809020 isoform X1 yields the protein MVKRFFNGGSTPSNSIVNDALITLLSGPPSCGKTSLLFQFAFNVVVQSESQGYVVFICNRRRFQTKPPFLSQGIDDSSPIFERIQIKYLDDYDDEGLKKYFSAFHLLNPFPLAVIIDDFGDFFLDSKCQQRYNNPRGRDLAMVRVLALSHSAIFHANKTASCQLLLSDTHHGDSPRLLFLYKRWVSSIFTIQGESQGSGSFYLKHRVHAAGSDSRKMSAKYSIALQYLVLEGIVEDDAHL